GTACAAGTGAATGTTTATACtctaaatattatgattaaCGCATTAtgtaaaaatcaaaaaattgaaaatactaAGTCATTTTTATCAGATATGGAAGAGAAAGGAGTTTTTCCGGATGTTGTGACTTATAATACACTAATTAATGGGTATTGTCGCCAAGGGCTTCTAGAAGAAGCTTTTGAGTTAATGGACTCAATGTCGGGTAAGGGTTTGAAACCTTGTGTCTTCACTTATAATGCTATTATAAATGGTTTATGTAAGAAGGGAAAATATTTGAGGGCAAAGGGAGTTTTGGATGAGATGTTGAAGATCGGAATGAGTCCTGATACTGCTACTTATAACATATTACTTGTTGAGTGTTGTAGAAATGATAATATGATGGATGCTGAAAGGATTTTTGACGAAATGCCGAGTCAAGGAGTAGTTCCTGATTTGGTTAGTTTTAGTGCCCTTATTGGGTTGTTGTCAAAGAATGGTTGTCTTGATCAGGCGTTAAAGTACTTCAGAGATATGAAGAATGCTGGCTTGGCACCAGATAATGTGATTTACACTATTCTTATTGGTGGATTCTGTAGAAATAGGGTTATGTCAGAGGCTTTAAAGGTTCGTGATGAAATGCTCGAGCAGGGTTGCATTTTAGACGTGGTGACATACAATACTATTTTGAATGGATTGTGCAAAGAGAAAATGCTATCTGAGGCAGATGAGCTTTTTACTGAGATGACTGAAAGAGGTGTCTTTCCTGATTTTTACACTTTCACAACACTTATTAATGGCTACTGTAAGGATGGGAATTTGAATAAAGCAGTAACCTTGTTTGAGATGATGATTCAAAGGAATCTAAAACCAGATGTTGTAACATATAACACTTTGATTGATGGGTTTTGCAAGGGCGGTGAGATGGAAAAGGTTAATGAACTATGGAATGATATGATTTCTAGGAGGATCTACCCTAATCATATTTCATATGGAATTTTAATTAATGGGTACTGCAATATGGGCTGTGTATCTGAGGCATTCAGGTTGTGGGATGAGATGGTGGAAAAAGGTTTTGAGGCTACCATCATCACTTGTAACACTATTGTAAAAGGATATTGTCGGGCAGGGAATGCAGTAAAGGCAGATGAATTCTTGAGCAATATGCTTTTGAAAGGAATTGTTCCTGATGGCATTACATATAACACTCTTATTAATGGATTTATAAAAGAAGAGAACATGGACAGAGCTTTTGCCTTGgttaataaaatggaaaacaGTGGGCTGTTACCTGATGTCATTACATACAATGTCATTTTGAATGGGTTTTCCAGACAAGGTAGAATGCAAGAAGCTGAACTGATACTGTTGAAGATGATCGAGAGAGGTCTAAATCCCGATAGATCCACATACACATCATTAATAAATGGACATGTCACACAGAACAACTTGAAGGAGGCATTTCGAGTTCATGATGAGATGCTGCAAAGGGGCTTTGTGCCAGATGATAAATTCTGATTGCTCTGTTATTGCAGCCATCTTGACATTCTAAGTTCATTGCTCAGCATGCCACATACTTGAGGTAAAATATTCCATCTTTATggtctaaattttaattttagcaCAACGAGCTCCACCATTGAAATCTTATActgttttgtttatttgatttttttttccccataagTGTTTGAACTTTGAACAACTTAACATTATAGAAGTGGGACATGCTATGTTGCATGGATTTGGGTGCCGGTGTCGAGTATAGGTATCTGTTTAGGTGTCTGATCTCTTACActtgtaaattttaaaacattgggTTTGGCTAAAATAGATCTCAATAATGAGTATAAACACTTGGATATAACATAAtaaaaggaaggaaaaggagaaatgaaatttaattaaatatcaataaagaACATATATATCTAATGATAGAACTTTTCTCTTTTATCcctatattttctcttttattcttaaatatttttacaaaagttCACTTCTGttgagcttctttttttttttttttaatataattatctaCTAaggaagttgaaaaaaaaaattagttaatcaAATTCAAATAGCCAAATTTGAACCAAAGCAAAAGTATCCAATAAAGCTCCCATACTTGCACCCATAGTGTGTCATGTTGTGTAGACATGGGTGCCCTGGGTGAAGTTAAGGGATCTGGGTATTATAGGACATCCCTTGTTCTTTAAGTGCAGGTGACGAAGCATAGGACTTTTCTTCTAGGTAATCTTTATTATTATAGTTGAGGTAAAAACTTGTAAATGCAAGGCTTCTCTTCTAGGTAATCTTTATTCTTGTAATTGTTTGTAGTACTGGAGTTTGTAAATTAACAAATGTGCTACAGAATTTTGCAGGTGGGATTTAAATTATACTCACCATGCATGCTGCAATTGTAAGTGTGTAAACCCTATGATCTATGTTCAGCTCAAGAATTGAATATAAATGAACTAgaattttggcattttttttcttttcataatcCTTAGAGGTATGGCTTTGTTTTACCTTTTTTAGATTATATTGTTTGTAGTATTTATGCTATCTTAatcttattcaaattttttatttgcttgCTTACTAGAACTTCAAACAACTGCTTCTAAAGGCTTTTAGTTAGAACATTTGCTAGTTATTTTTCTGTAGGAATATATGACGTACAAACCGGATCTCCCTCAAGTTTTTCCTTAATGAAATGACAATCTATTTCAACATGCCTAGTTCTATCATGTTCAATTGGATTGTGGGCTATGCTAATTGTTGATTTATTGTCATTGTATAATTTCATAGGTTTTTCATAAGGTACCTTCAATTCTTCTAATATCCTTTTCAACCAAATGAGTTTACAAATTTCATGAACAACAACCCGAAACTCAACTTCTACACTACTttgaaataggaaaaataaaaaaatatatatatactgatATAAGGGAGAGTGTTAGAGAGCATGCACGATGTACATTATGGGCCTAAATCCTAAcaacttaaacttttaggaaaattggttatcaacatatagaaaaatgaatgaaatatataaatatagataatTGTTGCAACTTTAAAGAATGGGATAAGATTTAATAGTTCTTATTACAAATGCtgaatatttatttcttaattgaatttatttcatCTTTGTCTATAAACTTTTCTAGACCAATTTTTAATAATGCATTTATTGTCTTCATTATCTCCTTCTCCTATCACTATCATTTGGAGTTCTTCTAGACATTCTTTTATCCTATTGAGTGTCTAAGTCTTCAATATTAAATCGAGAATCTAATGTTATGTTGTCTTCTTCAAATACTATGGCTAgcttttctacttttttattttctaatctaTAGGCTTAGAATTACTAAAACTTATGATAGATCTTCCTTTActgttattatatatattgctttcttttgttttatttacatGCAAATTTAAGTCAGGAAGTTCTCATCTTTATGTTTTGCCTCAATCATCTCTACATGTTTTGTATTAAAGCattttattaattcattaagctgaattttgaattatcatTCATTTCATTACctatgata
The sequence above is drawn from the Vitis riparia cultivar Riparia Gloire de Montpellier isolate 1030 chromosome 6, EGFV_Vit.rip_1.0, whole genome shotgun sequence genome and encodes:
- the LOC117916449 gene encoding LOW QUALITY PROTEIN: pentatricopeptide repeat-containing protein At5g01110-like (The sequence of the model RefSeq protein was modified relative to this genomic sequence to represent the inferred CDS: inserted 1 base in 1 codon), which encodes MSTQRLFFQKSTLRTLTRKPSSLHTKTLLSSAPNPNSSYGIPPLQTLETSTTLNPSSVEDPNQSTSLSDSFLTEKVLLNLKQGKLNSLRNLLFRLDSVVVVDVLYKCRENLQLGQRFIDSITSNCPNFKHSLQSFSAMIHILVRSRRLPDAQAVILRMVRKSGVSRVEIVESLVLTYXNCGSNPLVFDLLVRTYVQARKLREGCEAFRVLKSKGLCVSINACNSLLGGLVKVGWVDLAWEIYQEVVGSGVQVNVYTLNIMINALCKNQKIENTKSFLSDMEEKGVFPDVVTYNTLINGYCRQGLLEEAFELMDSMSGKGLKPCVFTYNAIINGLCKKGKYLRAKGVLDEMLKIGMSPDTATYNILLVECCRNDNMMDAERIFDEMPSQGVVPDLVSFSALIGLLSKNGCLDQALKYFRDMKNAGLAPDNVIYTILIGGFCRNRVMSEALKVRDEMLEQGCILDVVTYNTILNGLCKEKMLSEADELFTEMTERGVFPDFYTFTTLINGYCKDGNLNKAVTLFEMMIQRNLKPDVVTYNTLIDGFCKGGEMEKVNELWNDMISRRIYPNHISYGILINGYCNMGCVSEAFRLWDEMVEKGFEATIITCNTIVKGYCRAGNAVKADEFLSNMLLKGIVPDGITYNTLINGFIKEENMDRAFALVNKMENSGLLPDVITYNVILNGFSRQGRMQEAELILLKMIERGLNPDRSTYTSLINGHVTQNNLKEAFRVHDEMLQRGFVPDDKF